The proteins below come from a single Bacteroidales bacterium genomic window:
- the rsmH gene encoding 16S rRNA (cytosine(1402)-N(4))-methyltransferase RsmH yields the protein MYHKPVMLTEAIEGLNIRPGGIYADLTFGGGGHTAAMLERVSDGMVIAFDQDDDALINRIDDKRLILIHSNFRFMRNFLKLYKAFPVDGILADLGISSYQINEGSRGFSTRFDAQLDLRMNRGSELTASHILNNYPEQEIKKIIKEYGELTNAHQLAAAICSYRDQQPIETTGQLMEIVKSVSPANRENKIGAQLFQALRIEVNDELGALKEMLNQATEAIKPGGRLVVIAYHSLEDRLVKNLFKAGNIDGKLEKDFYGNPELVFRQINRKPIVPSETEIAENKRARSAKLRIGERL from the coding sequence ATGTATCATAAACCTGTCATGCTTACCGAAGCAATCGAAGGGCTCAATATCAGGCCCGGGGGCATTTATGCCGATCTCACTTTTGGTGGTGGTGGGCATACTGCTGCTATGCTTGAACGCGTAAGTGATGGTATGGTGATCGCCTTTGATCAGGATGATGATGCTTTGATAAACCGCATTGATGATAAGCGATTGATCCTCATTCATTCCAACTTCCGTTTTATGCGCAATTTCCTGAAGCTTTACAAAGCATTTCCAGTAGATGGAATTCTTGCCGATCTGGGTATCTCATCTTACCAGATTAATGAAGGCAGCAGGGGTTTTTCTACAAGATTTGATGCACAGCTTGATTTGCGTATGAATCGTGGTTCGGAGCTTACTGCCAGCCATATTCTGAATAATTACCCGGAACAGGAAATTAAAAAGATCATCAAAGAATATGGCGAGCTTACAAATGCTCACCAATTGGCAGCGGCGATCTGCAGTTACCGCGACCAGCAACCCATTGAAACAACAGGGCAACTGATGGAGATTGTAAAGTCGGTTTCGCCGGCAAACCGGGAAAACAAGATTGGCGCACAGCTATTCCAGGCATTGCGTATTGAGGTAAATGATGAATTGGGCGCATTGAAAGAGATGCTCAATCAGGCAACCGAGGCAATAAAACCAGGAGGAAGGTTGGTGGTTATTGCGTATCACTCGCTCGAAGATCGGCTGGTGAAAAACCTGTTCAAGGCTGGAAATATTGATGGTAAGCTTGAAAAAGATTTTTATGGGAACCCTGAATTGGTTTTCCGGCAAATCAATCGCAAACCTATTGTTCCATCTGAAACAGAGATCGCAGAAAATAAGCGTGCGCGAAGTGCAAAATTAAGAATTGGAGAACGGCTTTAA
- a CDS encoding transpeptidase family protein — protein sequence MRTYVIYFIVLIAAFAIIGKAAYIQLVEGDEWIEKAETLTMKYETVEPIRGNIYSSDGKLLAVSVPDFEIRIDVASEHYSQEFFDQKVDSLALRLSKLFGDRSKSEYKKALVQARNTKNRYYLLKRNVTHEQLKEMRTFPIFNLGKFRGGLIVIERTRREQPFKNLASRTIGWDKEGTENDVGLEGAYSEILSGVSGKRLLQRVGNGMYRPLNDEYEIEPQNGQDIITTIDALIQDVAYDALLKQMQAHEAELGCVVLMEVETGYIKAIVNLMLTAQKSYEERYNYAIAHSGEPGSTFKLASMLAAFEDNVVDLNDSIATGKGITYFANRKMEDSHRGGYGTITVQHAFEVSSNVAISKIINEYYKDKPAQFIKRLKDMSLNQPLGLEFAGEGRPLIKNADDKTWSKVTLPWMSIGYELTLTPLQTLSFYNAVANDGCFMKPLFVKEIIQTGFSVQKFDPVVINPSIASGSSIAKAQKMLLGVVENGTAKHLMNDAYSVAGKTGTAQIASGSAGYNKSDYQASFVGYFPANNPKYSMIVVISNPRKGVYYGAHIAAPVFREIADKVYSTSLEIQPETTLLALNDSVAPRLIAGRRSELCTIFNNMNYQVIDQSASDFVTVNINADTVRINDHEILPDLMPDVVGMSARDASYILERRGLRVNINGVGIVTMQSPEAGTSIDPSQEIILHLTI from the coding sequence ATGAGAACCTATGTGATCTACTTCATAGTGTTGATTGCAGCTTTTGCTATTATCGGCAAAGCGGCATACATTCAATTGGTTGAAGGCGATGAATGGATAGAAAAGGCTGAAACACTTACGATGAAGTATGAAACTGTTGAGCCTATACGGGGAAATATCTATTCCTCTGATGGAAAGTTGCTTGCCGTATCGGTTCCTGATTTTGAGATCCGTATAGATGTTGCTTCTGAACACTACAGTCAGGAATTCTTCGATCAAAAGGTTGACTCATTGGCTCTGCGCCTTTCGAAACTTTTTGGTGACCGGAGCAAATCTGAATACAAAAAGGCATTGGTTCAGGCAAGAAACACCAAAAACCGTTATTACCTTTTAAAACGTAATGTTACTCATGAGCAGCTAAAGGAAATGAGAACCTTTCCAATTTTCAACCTTGGAAAATTCAGGGGAGGCCTCATAGTAATTGAACGAACTCGTCGTGAACAACCTTTTAAGAATCTGGCATCACGAACAATTGGCTGGGACAAGGAAGGAACAGAGAATGATGTGGGTCTCGAAGGAGCCTACAGCGAAATACTTAGTGGAGTTAGCGGAAAACGTTTACTACAGCGAGTCGGAAATGGAATGTACCGCCCATTGAACGATGAATACGAAATAGAACCACAAAACGGCCAGGACATTATAACAACCATTGATGCATTGATCCAGGATGTGGCTTACGATGCATTGCTAAAACAGATGCAGGCACATGAAGCCGAGCTTGGTTGTGTTGTACTCATGGAGGTTGAAACTGGTTATATTAAAGCTATTGTGAACCTGATGCTTACCGCACAAAAATCCTATGAAGAACGCTATAATTATGCAATTGCTCATAGCGGTGAACCCGGCTCAACATTCAAACTGGCCTCAATGCTCGCTGCTTTCGAGGACAATGTTGTTGACCTGAATGATAGCATCGCAACTGGTAAAGGCATTACTTACTTTGCGAACCGGAAAATGGAAGATTCTCATCGCGGAGGCTATGGAACAATCACGGTACAGCATGCTTTTGAAGTGTCGTCGAATGTGGCGATCTCAAAGATCATAAATGAATATTACAAAGATAAACCGGCACAATTTATAAAACGGCTCAAAGACATGTCGTTAAACCAGCCGCTGGGGCTGGAGTTTGCCGGCGAGGGACGGCCGCTTATCAAAAACGCTGATGACAAAACCTGGTCGAAGGTTACACTGCCATGGATGTCAATTGGATATGAGTTAACCCTTACACCACTACAAACACTCTCATTTTATAACGCCGTTGCCAACGATGGTTGTTTTATGAAGCCGCTTTTCGTAAAGGAAATCATACAAACAGGCTTCAGCGTTCAGAAATTTGACCCGGTGGTTATCAACCCCTCAATAGCTTCAGGCAGCAGCATTGCAAAAGCGCAGAAAATGCTACTTGGTGTAGTAGAAAACGGAACTGCAAAACACCTTATGAATGATGCATATAGTGTAGCTGGAAAAACAGGTACCGCACAAATTGCATCGGGTAGTGCAGGATATAACAAATCGGATTACCAGGCTTCTTTTGTAGGCTACTTCCCTGCCAACAATCCAAAATACAGCATGATCGTAGTAATAAGTAATCCGCGCAAGGGAGTCTATTACGGAGCCCATATTGCAGCACCGGTGTTCCGTGAAATTGCGGACAAAGTCTATTCCACGAGCCTGGAAATTCAACCTGAAACTACGCTGTTGGCACTCAATGATTCAGTAGCTCCGAGGTTGATTGCAGGACGAAGAAGTGAGCTGTGCACAATATTCAACAACATGAATTATCAGGTTATTGACCAGAGCGCAAGTGACTTTGTAACTGTGAATATCAATGCCGACACTGTAAGGATAAATGATCATGAGATACTGCCCGACCTGATGCCGGATGTTGTTGGCATGAGTGCCCGAGATGCTTCTTATATACTTGAAAGACGAGGATTAAGGGTGAATATAAATGGTGTAGGCATTGTTACAATGCAATCGCCGGAAGCGGGAACCAGCATTGACCCAAGCCAGGAAATAATATTGCACCTAACTATTTGA
- a CDS encoding UDP-N-acetylmuramoyl-L-alanyl-D-glutamate--2,6-diaminopimelate ligase yields the protein MRALKDILYKSGIIEVQGDTSQLVDGIAADSRNVFPGCLFIAVRGTQTDGHHYISQAINKGATAIVCEEFPDDMPIGTSFIKVKNSSSALGQIAANYHDNPSQSLKVIGVTGTNGKTTITTLLYQLFTGLGYHCGLLSTIKNYIGLREIPSTHTTPDALQLNMLFENMINEGVTHCFMEVSSHAIAQHRITGVEFAGGIFTNLTHDHLDYHGTFDEYRDAKKKFFDDLTATAIALFNADDRNGRIMVQNTRAKKHSFGLKNMADFRCRILENRFDGLQLNIEGIDTWFRLIGLFNAYNLLAVYAMANLLGENPGKVLTVLSALSPVEGRFDHFISPEGVTAIVDYAHTPDALENVLKTISAVRTGNEQVITVVGAGGNRDKTKRPLMAGIACDNSTRVILTSDNPRFEDPEAIVDEMKQGVPVDKKKNTLVIVNREEAIRTACALAKPGDIILVAGKGHEKYQEIKGVKHPFDDKNILREILITDNTDNNKNKK from the coding sequence TTGAGAGCGCTGAAAGACATATTATACAAGTCAGGCATCATTGAGGTGCAGGGAGATACTTCACAATTAGTGGATGGAATCGCCGCTGATTCAAGGAATGTTTTCCCCGGCTGCCTTTTTATCGCGGTTCGAGGTACACAAACTGACGGCCACCACTATATCAGCCAGGCAATTAATAAAGGTGCGACTGCGATAGTGTGCGAAGAATTTCCAGACGATATGCCCATAGGAACCAGTTTTATAAAGGTGAAAAACAGCAGCAGCGCCTTGGGTCAGATAGCGGCAAATTATCATGACAACCCATCACAATCATTGAAGGTAATTGGAGTAACCGGAACCAATGGTAAAACCACTATTACGACTTTACTCTACCAACTTTTTACTGGGTTGGGTTATCATTGTGGCTTGCTGTCAACAATAAAAAATTATATCGGGCTGCGTGAAATCCCCTCTACGCATACAACCCCCGATGCCCTGCAATTGAATATGCTTTTTGAAAACATGATCAATGAGGGCGTTACACATTGCTTCATGGAAGTCAGTTCTCATGCAATTGCGCAGCACCGTATAACTGGTGTAGAGTTTGCCGGTGGCATTTTTACGAACCTTACGCACGACCATCTGGATTATCACGGAACCTTTGATGAATACCGTGATGCCAAGAAAAAATTCTTCGACGATCTAACGGCTACAGCGATTGCTCTCTTCAACGCCGATGATCGTAATGGCCGAATCATGGTTCAAAATACACGCGCCAAAAAACACAGTTTTGGCTTAAAAAATATGGCTGATTTTCGCTGCCGTATTCTTGAAAACCGCTTTGACGGCTTGCAGCTCAACATTGAAGGCATTGACACATGGTTCAGACTGATAGGTTTGTTTAACGCGTACAATCTGCTGGCAGTTTACGCAATGGCCAATTTACTTGGAGAGAACCCAGGAAAAGTCCTTACGGTGCTTTCTGCATTAAGTCCGGTTGAAGGACGGTTTGACCACTTTATCTCACCCGAAGGGGTCACAGCTATCGTTGATTACGCCCACACCCCCGATGCCCTGGAGAACGTTTTGAAAACCATCAGCGCTGTAAGAACTGGCAATGAACAAGTGATTACTGTTGTTGGTGCAGGCGGCAACCGCGACAAAACCAAACGCCCGCTCATGGCTGGCATAGCATGCGATAACAGCACCCGGGTAATTTTAACTTCTGATAACCCAAGATTTGAAGATCCTGAAGCCATTGTGGATGAAATGAAACAAGGTGTTCCAGTGGATAAGAAGAAAAATACACTCGTCATTGTGAACCGCGAAGAGGCTATTCGTACTGCCTGTGCGCTGGCGAAACCCGGAGATATAATTCTTGTTGCCGGCAAAGGCCATGAAAAATACCAGGAAATCAAGGGCGTAAAACACCCTTTTGATGATAAGAATATTCTAAGGGAGATTTTGATTACAGATAACACCGATAACAATAAAAACAAAAAGTAA
- a CDS encoding phospho-N-acetylmuramoyl-pentapeptide-transferase — protein sequence MLYYLFSYLDKYFDLPGSGLFQYISFRAGAAVIISLIISLIFGKKLINYLKKKQVKESVRDLGLHGQKAKEGTPTMGGLIILAAILIPVLLFAKLDNIYIILILFTTIWLGFIGFVDDYIKVFKHEKKGLAARFKLAGQIILGIVVGITLFFSDEVVIREKVPANQLEISEIQSTPGVETGPVASFSRESIKSTKTTIPFFKNNEFDYAFLLRFMGSKANKYAYLIYIPFVILIITAVSNGANLTDGIDGLATGTSAIIGATLGILAWVSGNIIFADYLNIMYLPNTGELTIYMSAFVGACIGFLWYNSYPAQVFMGDTGSLALGGVIAVFAIMIRKELLIPILCGIFLVENLSVIIQVAWFKRTKRKYGEGRRIFKMSPLHHHFQLMGYAEPKIVLRFFIVGLMLAVLTIITLKIR from the coding sequence ATGCTGTACTATTTGTTTTCATACCTCGATAAATATTTTGATCTGCCAGGATCAGGGCTGTTTCAGTACATCTCTTTCCGTGCCGGGGCAGCAGTCATTATTTCCCTCATAATTTCGCTGATTTTTGGAAAAAAGCTTATCAATTACCTGAAAAAGAAACAGGTAAAAGAGAGTGTGCGCGACCTTGGGCTCCATGGCCAGAAAGCAAAAGAAGGAACACCTACAATGGGCGGATTAATCATTTTGGCCGCCATACTGATTCCTGTTTTACTGTTTGCCAAACTCGACAACATTTACATTATTCTAATACTTTTTACAACCATCTGGCTTGGATTCATAGGCTTTGTAGACGATTACATAAAGGTTTTCAAACATGAGAAGAAAGGACTTGCGGCCCGATTCAAACTGGCCGGTCAGATAATCCTGGGGATTGTGGTTGGCATAACGCTCTTCTTCAGCGATGAAGTTGTGATCAGGGAAAAGGTTCCTGCCAATCAACTGGAAATCTCTGAAATTCAATCCACCCCGGGAGTAGAAACCGGCCCGGTTGCAAGTTTTTCGAGAGAGTCAATTAAGTCAACAAAAACGACGATCCCGTTCTTTAAAAACAATGAATTTGATTACGCATTTCTGCTCAGATTCATGGGAAGTAAGGCCAACAAATATGCTTACCTGATTTACATACCTTTTGTGATCCTCATCATAACGGCAGTTTCAAATGGTGCGAACCTTACTGATGGGATTGATGGGCTTGCCACCGGTACTTCGGCAATCATAGGAGCAACACTTGGAATACTTGCATGGGTTTCGGGCAATATCATCTTTGCTGACTATCTGAACATCATGTACCTGCCCAACACCGGGGAACTCACTATTTATATGAGCGCTTTTGTTGGCGCATGTATTGGGTTTTTGTGGTACAACTCTTACCCTGCCCAGGTTTTTATGGGCGACACCGGAAGCCTCGCCCTCGGAGGAGTAATTGCAGTTTTTGCCATTATGATCCGCAAGGAATTATTGATCCCGATCCTTTGTGGAATCTTCCTGGTTGAAAACCTTTCGGTGATTATACAGGTGGCATGGTTCAAAAGAACAAAGAGAAAATACGGTGAAGGCAGGCGGATCTTTAAAATGTCGCCTTTACATCACCACTTCCAGTTAATGGGTTATGCCGAACCGAAAATAGTACTGCGGTTTTTTATCGTGGGTTTGATGCTTGCGGTTCTGACGATAATAACATTAAAGATCAGGTAA
- the murD gene encoding UDP-N-acetylmuramoyl-L-alanine--D-glutamate ligase, with amino-acid sequence MIKKGIAVLGAGESGVGAAILAKTRGIPVFVSDRGKIKTEYKNVLLQYEIDFEEGKHSDAELLKAGEVVKSPGIPDTIPLLEAFRKKGTPIISEIEFANRFTDAFKICITGSNGKTTTTLLTWHILKNAGLNVGLAGNLGKSYAMQVATEKHDYYVLEISSFQLDGMFSFKADIAVLLNITPDHLDRYGNDFNNYAESKFRIIQNQTSSDAFIYCADDPVISKLIGNRKIVAKKYPFSLKESIEHHGACVRKNELVIQTNANKTRMTIEKLALQGRHNIYNSMAAGLSASLIGLRKETIKQCLADFQNIEHRLEFVANVHGIAFINDSKATNVNSTWWALESTNKPVIWIAGGTDKGNDYSILHELVKTKVKAMVCLGVDNARIYSAFAGLVGTIVETRSAAEAVTAAYRLAEPGDTVLLSPSCASFDLFENFEDRGRQFKQAVKQL; translated from the coding sequence ATGATAAAAAAGGGTATTGCAGTGCTAGGCGCCGGTGAAAGCGGAGTGGGTGCGGCAATACTGGCAAAAACCAGGGGAATTCCGGTTTTTGTATCAGACCGCGGAAAGATAAAGACTGAATATAAGAACGTTCTTTTACAGTATGAAATTGATTTTGAAGAGGGTAAGCACTCCGATGCTGAATTGCTAAAAGCCGGCGAAGTTGTAAAAAGTCCGGGTATTCCTGACACGATCCCGTTGCTGGAAGCTTTCAGGAAAAAAGGTACGCCCATTATCTCGGAAATTGAATTTGCGAACCGTTTTACCGATGCATTTAAAATCTGCATCACTGGAAGCAATGGCAAAACAACTACTACACTGCTAACCTGGCATATCCTTAAAAATGCCGGTTTAAATGTAGGGTTGGCCGGGAATTTGGGGAAAAGTTATGCCATGCAGGTAGCAACGGAAAAGCATGATTATTATGTGCTTGAGATCAGCAGTTTTCAGCTGGATGGAATGTTCAGCTTCAAGGCTGATATTGCTGTTCTGCTAAACATTACACCAGATCATCTTGACCGCTATGGAAATGATTTTAACAATTACGCCGAATCAAAATTCAGGATCATACAAAATCAAACAAGCTCCGATGCTTTCATCTATTGTGCTGATGATCCAGTTATCAGCAAGTTGATTGGAAACAGGAAAATCGTTGCGAAAAAGTATCCCTTCAGTTTGAAGGAATCCATTGAGCATCACGGAGCTTGTGTAAGAAAAAATGAATTGGTTATTCAAACAAATGCAAATAAAACACGCATGACAATCGAGAAATTGGCCCTGCAAGGCCGGCACAACATTTACAACTCAATGGCGGCGGGCCTCAGCGCCAGCCTTATTGGGCTTCGCAAAGAAACCATCAAACAATGCCTTGCCGATTTCCAGAATATTGAACACAGGCTTGAGTTTGTGGCCAATGTGCATGGTATTGCATTTATAAACGATTCAAAGGCAACCAATGTGAATTCAACCTGGTGGGCGCTGGAAAGCACAAACAAGCCAGTGATCTGGATTGCGGGTGGAACCGACAAAGGCAACGATTATTCCATCCTTCATGAACTCGTCAAGACAAAGGTAAAAGCAATGGTGTGCCTTGGTGTTGATAATGCAAGGATCTACAGCGCTTTCGCCGGCCTGGTAGGAACCATTGTTGAAACCCGCTCAGCCGCTGAGGCCGTGACGGCAGCCTATCGCCTCGCTGAACCTGGGGACACAGTTTTGCTATCGCCTTCATGTGCAAGTTTCGATTTATTTGAAAACTTCGAAGACCGTGGCAGGCAATTTAAGCAAGCAGTAAAACAACTCTAG
- a CDS encoding FtsW/RodA/SpoVE family cell cycle protein, producing MEKSSIFSNIKGDRAIWAVVILLSFISILAVYSSTGTLAYRYKQGNTEYYLLKHLSIMGLGLVLMYLAHKVPFYIYGRLAKLAIIIAIPMLAYTLLFGTAIHDAARWYTLPIINISIQPSDFAKLALFIYLARTLAKNQAYIEDLRSTILWIILPMVIVVALILPANLSTAAIIYATSMIIMFVGRVRIKHLAAIAGSTLLLFAIFIIILKAYPEMGRFKTWENRINSFISPDEGENYQIEQSKIAIASGGIIGKQPGNSSQKNFLPQPYSDFIYAVIIEEYGLIGGGIIVLLYLILLFRGIRIATKSENLFGAILTFGLSFSLVFQAMINMGVTVGLVPVTGQPLPMISMGGTSLWFTSIAIGIMLSVSRSIEKNEEKKLADA from the coding sequence ATGGAAAAAAGTTCCATCTTCAGTAATATCAAAGGCGACAGGGCAATCTGGGCAGTAGTAATTCTATTGTCTTTCATTTCTATATTAGCAGTTTACAGTTCTACTGGAACCCTTGCCTATCGGTACAAACAGGGCAATACCGAATATTATTTACTGAAGCATTTAAGCATCATGGGACTGGGATTGGTACTGATGTACCTCGCTCACAAGGTGCCTTTCTATATTTATGGTCGTTTAGCGAAGCTGGCCATTATCATTGCCATTCCTATGCTTGCATATACCTTATTATTTGGAACCGCAATTCATGATGCCGCCAGGTGGTACACCCTGCCTATCATTAACATCAGCATACAACCCTCTGATTTTGCCAAACTTGCACTGTTTATTTACCTGGCAAGGACATTGGCCAAAAATCAGGCCTATATTGAAGATTTGAGAAGCACCATCCTTTGGATTATTCTACCGATGGTGATTGTTGTAGCTTTGATTTTACCTGCGAACCTATCCACGGCGGCAATTATTTATGCTACCAGCATGATTATCATGTTTGTGGGCCGGGTCAGAATTAAACACCTGGCTGCAATTGCCGGAAGCACTTTGCTCTTATTCGCCATTTTTATTATTATTCTGAAAGCCTATCCCGAAATGGGCAGGTTTAAAACCTGGGAAAACCGGATCAATAGCTTTATCAGCCCTGATGAAGGAGAAAACTACCAGATTGAACAATCAAAGATAGCTATTGCAAGCGGCGGCATAATTGGTAAACAACCCGGAAACAGTTCGCAAAAAAACTTCCTGCCCCAACCCTATTCGGATTTCATTTATGCCGTAATTATTGAAGAATATGGATTAATTGGCGGGGGGATCATCGTACTACTATACCTTATATTATTGTTCAGAGGAATCCGGATCGCAACGAAGTCAGAAAATCTTTTCGGGGCCATACTCACTTTTGGCTTGAGTTTCAGCCTGGTGTTCCAGGCTATGATTAATATGGGTGTTACTGTTGGTCTTGTGCCAGTTACCGGACAACCCTTGCCAATGATCAGCATGGGCGGAACTTCACTTTGGTTCACTAGTATTGCAATCGGAATTATGCTGAGCGTTAGCCGTTCGATTGAGAAAAATGAAGAAAAAAAATTAGCTGATGCCTGA
- the murG gene encoding undecaprenyldiphospho-muramoylpentapeptide beta-N-acetylglucosaminyltransferase has protein sequence MPDRELHIIISGGGTGGHIFPAIAIADAIKKQVPNAQILFVGATGKMEMEKVPAAGYQIEGIPVRGLQRKLTLSNLIFPFRLLVSLVEARNILRHFKPDVAVGVGGYASGPLLRMAVSAKIPAIIQEQNSYPGITNRLLAKRVKKICVAYNGMEKYFPIEKIVVCGNPVRNDILNLNGKKQEAAGFFNLDANRKTLLITGGSLGARTINESVAKHIDLFIQNGLQVIWQCGKSYYPLASVMIPTIENKGIRIMEFISRMDLAYAMADIVISRAGAIALAELCIAGKPVILIPSPNVTEDHQTHNAMALAGNDAAILLKDVEANEKLGAMVIDLIADAEKTRSLSENIRKMAFSDAAGKIADEVIALAKQSKTKN, from the coding sequence ATGCCTGACAGGGAACTACATATCATCATTAGCGGTGGCGGAACCGGAGGACATATCTTTCCGGCCATTGCCATTGCCGATGCAATCAAAAAGCAGGTGCCCAATGCTCAGATTCTTTTTGTTGGTGCCACTGGTAAAATGGAGATGGAAAAAGTTCCCGCAGCAGGTTATCAAATTGAAGGAATCCCTGTTCGCGGTTTGCAACGAAAGCTCACGCTTTCGAACCTGATTTTCCCCTTCCGCTTACTGGTGAGTCTGGTTGAAGCGCGCAACATACTCAGGCACTTCAAACCCGATGTAGCTGTAGGTGTTGGCGGTTATGCTTCAGGCCCATTACTCCGAATGGCAGTGAGCGCTAAAATTCCGGCAATAATTCAGGAACAAAATTCATATCCGGGAATCACCAATAGGCTTCTTGCGAAACGAGTAAAGAAGATTTGCGTGGCTTACAATGGCATGGAAAAGTATTTCCCAATCGAAAAAATTGTTGTTTGTGGTAACCCGGTTCGCAATGATATCCTGAACCTAAACGGGAAAAAGCAGGAAGCCGCCGGTTTTTTTAATCTGGACGCAAACCGCAAAACGCTTTTGATTACAGGTGGAAGTCTAGGCGCCCGAACCATCAACGAGAGCGTTGCAAAGCATATTGATCTCTTTATCCAGAATGGTTTGCAGGTAATCTGGCAATGCGGCAAAAGTTATTATCCCTTAGCCTCAGTAATGATCCCGACAATTGAAAATAAAGGCATCCGGATCATGGAATTTATTTCGCGGATGGATCTGGCATATGCGATGGCCGACATTGTAATTTCCAGGGCTGGCGCTATTGCCCTTGCTGAACTTTGCATAGCAGGAAAACCTGTGATCCTCATCCCTTCGCCCAATGTAACCGAGGATCATCAAACCCATAACGCAATGGCGTTGGCCGGAAATGATGCTGCGATATTATTGAAAGATGTTGAAGCAAATGAAAAGCTTGGTGCAATGGTAATTGATCTGATCGCGGATGCAGAAAAAACACGGTCACTTTCGGAAAATATCAGGAAAATGGCTTTCAGCGATGCTGCCGGAAAGATTGCTGATGAAGTGATTGCATTGGCAAAACAATCTAAAACAAAGAATTGA
- a CDS encoding UDP-N-acetylmuramate--L-alanine ligase, producing the protein MSLNLEHITPALPWKKVYFLGIGGIGMSALARYLKSSGIEASGYDRTPSKLTDELIAEGIPVHFEEKTDLDISNIDLVVYTPAIPKDNKEFILLSNCGVSMIKRSELLGMITRDKKLIAVAGTHGKTSVSCLLATIMNQLPDRSNAILGGISKNYSSNLIFAPAIDLFVTEADEFDRSFLQLNPWIAVITSTDADHLDIYGSLENMKMAFTAFTSRIRKGGKLLVKMGTDLKSESHETVARYSYSIYEQADFQAVNIKLRNQLYHFDLVTPFGEIEGLQLGIPGMMNLENAVAASAAAILAGVRKRSISAGLTSFKGVRRRFDTRISGSNFVYIDDYAHHPKEISACIDSVRKLYPGKKITGVFQPHLYTRTRDFATEFTESLQALDTIILLDIYPARELPIEGIDSGMLLNLINHADKKLCSKTQLVDHLLAIQPEVLLTLGAGDIDRLVEPIEKAFKNL; encoded by the coding sequence ATGAGCTTGAACCTAGAACATATCACCCCGGCTTTACCCTGGAAGAAAGTGTACTTTCTGGGGATTGGTGGTATTGGCATGAGCGCCTTGGCCAGGTATTTAAAGTCATCAGGAATTGAAGCTTCGGGTTATGACAGGACTCCATCAAAACTTACTGATGAACTGATTGCAGAAGGAATTCCTGTTCATTTCGAAGAAAAAACGGATTTGGACATAAGCAACATTGACCTGGTGGTTTACACACCTGCCATACCAAAAGACAATAAGGAGTTTATATTGCTTTCAAATTGTGGCGTTTCGATGATCAAGAGATCGGAACTGCTGGGTATGATAACCCGCGATAAAAAACTGATTGCCGTGGCCGGAACACATGGTAAAACAAGTGTATCGTGTCTGCTTGCCACTATCATGAACCAGTTGCCGGATCGCAGCAATGCTATATTGGGCGGCATATCAAAAAATTACAGTTCGAACCTGATATTTGCTCCGGCCATTGATCTTTTCGTCACCGAAGCAGACGAATTCGACCGCTCGTTTCTGCAGTTAAATCCCTGGATTGCAGTCATCACTTCCACCGATGCCGACCACCTTGATATTTATGGTAGTCTGGAAAACATGAAAATGGCTTTTACTGCATTTACCTCCCGAATCCGCAAGGGCGGAAAGTTATTGGTTAAAATGGGAACCGACCTGAAATCAGAATCGCATGAAACGGTTGCAAGGTATTCCTACTCAATTTATGAACAGGCAGATTTCCAGGCTGTGAACATCAAACTGAGAAACCAATTATATCACTTCGATCTTGTAACGCCTTTTGGTGAAATTGAGGGATTGCAACTGGGCATTCCCGGGATGATGAACCTTGAAAATGCAGTGGCAGCATCGGCGGCAGCTATTCTTGCCGGGGTCAGAAAACGCAGCATCAGCGCGGGATTAACTTCATTCAAAGGAGTGAGAAGAAGGTTCGATACCAGGATTTCAGGCAGCAATTTTGTCTACATAGATGATTACGCACATCATCCAAAAGAAATCAGTGCCTGTATTGATTCGGTTCGGAAATTATACCCCGGCAAAAAAATAACAGGTGTATTCCAACCTCACCTTTATACACGTACGCGTGATTTTGCAACGGAATTTACTGAAAGTCTGCAAGCACTTGATACAATTATCCTGCTTGATATTTACCCTGCCCGGGAACTTCCTATTGAAGGCATAGATTCCGGCATGTTGCTGAATTTGATCAATCATGCTGATAAAAAGCTTTGTTCAAAGACACAACTAGTTGATCATCTGCTTGCCATTCAGCCAGAAGTATTGCTCACACTTGGCGCCGGTGATATTGACCGCCTTGTTGAACCTATTGAAAAAGCCTTTAAGAATTTATGA